The Ooceraea biroi isolate clonal line C1 chromosome 3, Obir_v5.4, whole genome shotgun sequence genome contains the following window.
AAGTGTAAATGGAAATATCTATTATACTTAATTTCGTGCTATTCTTCTTTGgcgatattaataatgcataaGTAAAGCGTGAAAAGATGGATTTgtgaatttttcattgatagaattttatgcaaattatcCCGCGGATAACTGGGCAAAACTGTGAATGCATTGATATGCTTGACGTTGTCGTCATCTCACAAGATCGGGTCGAACATTGCTTATCAAGTATTTAATACGCGAGAATGGCAAACGATACTGGCAAACCAGAGACAAATGATAGGtttaatgatgatgatattcCACCATCAAAGTTCGAAGAGGTATTCTTAGTCATTTTAGATACATTTGTAGTATGTtgttaatgattaataaattgaaataatgttctaaaatatataacaagcctttgagaaagagagagtgagagagagcgcacgtttgcatatatgtataatcttaATACTTTATTTCCCAATGTCTATCTATcgtgatttatattatatgttcttgttgaacaataataattcacaTATCCAACCTTCTCATAGGAAGAGCTTCCTGAACGTATCATATTTCCAGAAGagctaaatacatttttgcgGAAACGCATTCACGTAAGTATAAAGTATCTGATTTATGAACATACAAatcaaagaattaaaataatgattattatagaTGTTGACTATAATGTATCTGTGGTTATTCATTTCTTGTCACCTGAATCGTTTTGTATTATAAAGGATTAAtagaagaaacattttataatcacAATATGATTTcagaattactttttaaatatatacataatatctaaaatttgtttctttaattctgtttctttaatttctttaataaatatccgCAAAGACATAATTTGTTTGTGAACAtactattgatttcatttgTATCAATTTACGTATACTGTATTGATCAGCTCACTATAACGTTTAGACAATACTTGTATAACAGGATATTACGGCCGAGAATGAATGTTTGCAACGAGCGTTTGAGCAAACGGAAGAGAAGCTACGTGAATTGTCGCAGGAAAAGTTAAATCCACAAATAGAGATAGGAAAGCCAACTGAGCTCGCCACGACAAAGTTAATTGAACTCAGTAAGAAGTACAGAGATCGAACCGCCGAAATGGAAGCACTAAAGACAAAATGCAAGAACTTGGGGGCTACTCTGATCATTAAAGAAGATGAGCTCGAACGTCAAAGAGCAGAATTACAACGAATCGTCAAGTCCGAAGCACGCAAGGATTCCGGAGACAGTAAGCTCgtattttttgtaaataaaatgaacaaaTTATGTATCTATTTTACTATTTGCTTTATTCGTCCAACtaaattttttcagaaaatgcTGAAGAAACTAATCTTAAACCAATCAAaacttttagaaaataattagttTTCCTTTTTGGCagcatttgtttaattttttattcattaataattttagcaaatcaaattaatatagaggAGAAAGAATTAAGGAACAATTTGTCGGGCAGAACTGATCGAGAACAagttaaatgtttgaaaaacaAGTTGCAACGAGCCCAAACAAAGCTCTGTGAATCTAGAAATATGTGCGCTACTCTTCggcaagaaattaataaagctCAGAAGGTATTCATGTGCTTTTATTGCGGCGTAAActtgattaatatataaaagtcaaaaatgtttaatataaatttctaagaTGGAGATTTGAGATTCTCGTAACTTGCAGATATTTCTAAAAAAGATACGAGTTGAATAGTATTTGCTTTACTTTAGTTACTTGATTAAAGACTCCTTACTTTATCTGTAACGAAGTTGTcattaagaatataaatattagttATTGTGCAGCGAGGTGGGTGAAAATGTTAGAATCACCGCGCTTTCGAGTGTACCGGGTGGTTGGCGTGGACGAGCCGAGCAAATCCGCAGTCTACAGCAGAAGGTTGCGGAACTGCAGATTAGATTGTCCGACCACGAGAGATCTCAGAAAGAATTTTCTTCCGGTAGGAAAAAGAATCAAAATCGTCCCTCATCTATATTTATCGAGTTAATATTTTGCAACTAGAATAATCTTCATTATTACTAATGTAACTAATTTCTATGGATGATTACATTATTTGTTGTAATATAACTTGTATAATTGAAACTTATGTGATTGCGgcactatttatttatatattctttctgCTATCAAGCTTCTTTAGAACGGCAGAATTTGACTAATTTTCGAGTtgctgagaaagagagacggcaACAAATCGAAAATATGGCAAAGGAATTTAGACAAGCGGAAGTAGCGTTAGAGACTTCGAAAAGAAAGCTCGACGCCGCCAAGGCGAGAATGAAAGTGTTGGAAAATGAGCTTAGCGTTGCGAAAGGAAACATCGCGATGCTGAATGAAAAGAGATCTCACGACGATCGTTTGATCGATGCGCTTAACGTTAGTGATAATCAGAAAAACCTTTAATTGCCAATATACGCGTCTaacattatgaaaaaaatatgtctTTATTCTGGTTTTAATATAACAAGATAATATGATGCTGTTAGGAACGATTGAAAATTGTCGAGGTGAGATACCAAGAGCGCGAAGTGGAGGTGCAGAATAAAGAACATAAAATCGAACGTGAGAATGCAAATATCAAGAACGAGCTACGAGCGGCACAATTGCACGTCGATCGATTACGCAGGAGATTGGAGGAACGCGAGATTGAGATCGACAAATTGAGGTCTGTATGAGTAGACCACGAGATACATCGCGCGTACACAGTAACTAATTTATGTGATAAATGCAGTAGATTTTTACTCGTTTTAATAAATGGATGGCATGCTTTTTTTCGTGCATAAttctttttccaattttaGAAGTGACGTCACGTCGGATCAGTCTGTCCAGTGTAGCAACTCGCTTCGTTCGGATTTCCGGTCAACTGATGAGCACCAAATCAGTCCGACTGTTAGTCCTCGAAGTTTGGGAGAACCAAACGAATACGTGACTTTGGCTTTAGCTGCTGAAGCCGAACGAGTGAGACTGTTAGAATTGGTGACTGTGCTTAATCAACGATTGGATAAGGAAAGAAACGAAGCGATCGAACTTTCGGTAAGCTATTTATGCATGATGATTGTTAGGAAAGTTTTTGGATAATTAACGGGAGATAATTCAAAGTTTCTAATAAATCAATGAATTAATCTACTAGTATTATAAAGAATGGTTTGGCACTAGTATATTGAAAAACTTTGTAGATTTTTATGGAATTTGTAGCTTGATTGCTTATTTCAAGGAACTGTTACGTAAAGAGAAAagcaaatatgcaaaattagAATCAAAGTTGCGAAActctgagaaagagagactggGTCTTTTCAAAGTGAACTCCGGGTACAGAGCAAAATCTTGCGCAAAGTCAAGCCTGCACGCGGACGAAGAGACCATCAATCCGGAAGAAATTCGCTTTAAGTAAGTTATACGTTATGCTTCAGATTTATCCAACCTAATTTGTTTATGCGAATGAAATAAGAAACATTATATGTAGAGTTGTAAATTCACATTCTTA
Protein-coding sequences here:
- the LOC105277242 gene encoding coiled-coil domain-containing protein 13 — translated: MANDTGKPETNDRFNDDDIPPSKFEEEELPERIIFPEELNTFLRKRIHDITAENECLQRAFEQTEEKLRELSQEKLNPQIEIGKPTELATTKLIELSKKYRDRTAEMEALKTKCKNLGATLIIKEDELERQRAELQRIVKSEARKDSGDTNQINIEEKELRNNLSGRTDREQVKCLKNKLQRAQTKLCESRNMCATLRQEINKAQKLLCSEVGENVRITALSSVPGGWRGRAEQIRSLQQKVAELQIRLSDHERSQKEFSSASLERQNLTNFRVAEKERRQQIENMAKEFRQAEVALETSKRKLDAAKARMKVLENELSVAKGNIAMLNEKRSHDDRLIDALNERLKIVEVRYQEREVEVQNKEHKIERENANIKNELRAAQLHVDRLRRRLEEREIEIDKLRSDVTSDQSVQCSNSLRSDFRSTDEHQISPTVSPRSLGEPNEYVTLALAAEAERVRLLELVTVLNQRLDKERNEAIELSELLRKEKSKYAKLESKLRNSEKERLGLFKVNSGYRAKSCAKSSLHADEETINPEEIRFKTELLEEECLALKTRLDTVQQDKASDLAMYKRMLDQARKTFKDACRNKSLAVNGSRSTITV